One segment of Tamlana crocina DNA contains the following:
- a CDS encoding peptidylprolyl isomerase has protein sequence MQDGLYAKFNTTKGEILVALEYQKTPGTVGNFVALAEGNLENNAKPQGKPYYDGLKFHRVIPDFMIQGGCPQGSGAGNPGYQFDDEFHPDLKHDGPGILSMANAGPGTNGSQFFITHVETPWLDNKHTVFGKVEHGQEVVDAIAQGDKIESLEIVRVGDEAENFNAVEAFRVFEGAREKRIAEAKEAAEAELDKIAAGFKKTDSGLRYQILQEGNGTKADKGKTVSVHYKGQLSDGTVFDSSYKRNEPIEFPIGVGQVIPGWDEGIQLLKVGDKARLVIPSHLGYGSRGAGGVIPPDATLVFDVELMNVK, from the coding sequence ATGCAAGACGGATTATACGCAAAATTCAATACTACAAAAGGAGAAATCCTAGTGGCTCTAGAGTACCAAAAAACACCGGGAACTGTTGGTAACTTTGTGGCTTTGGCCGAAGGAAATTTAGAAAATAATGCTAAACCACAGGGTAAACCTTATTATGATGGCTTAAAGTTCCACAGAGTCATTCCAGATTTTATGATTCAGGGAGGCTGTCCTCAAGGTTCGGGAGCAGGTAACCCGGGTTATCAGTTCGATGACGAGTTTCACCCGGATTTAAAACACGATGGCCCAGGCATATTGTCTATGGCCAATGCAGGGCCAGGAACCAACGGAAGCCAGTTTTTCATCACGCATGTTGAAACGCCTTGGTTGGATAACAAACACACGGTTTTCGGAAAAGTGGAGCACGGACAAGAAGTGGTTGATGCTATTGCGCAAGGCGATAAAATCGAATCTTTGGAAATAGTACGTGTTGGTGATGAAGCTGAAAATTTCAATGCCGTTGAAGCTTTTAGAGTGTTTGAAGGTGCTCGTGAAAAAAGAATTGCTGAAGCTAAAGAAGCGGCCGAAGCCGAATTGGATAAAATAGCTGCAGGATTTAAAAAGACCGATAGTGGTTTGCGTTACCAAATTCTTCAAGAAGGCAACGGCACAAAAGCCGATAAGGGAAAAACGGTTTCTGTACATTACAAAGGGCAGTTGTCTGATGGAACGGTTTTCGATTCGTCGTACAAACGTAACGAACCTATCGAATTCCCCATTGGAGTGGGGCAGGTTATTCCGGGTTGGGACGAAGGTATCCAACTTTTAAAAGTGGGCGATAAAGCCCGTTTGGTAATACCTAGCCACTTAGGCTACGGTAGCCGAGGTGCTGGCGGTGTTATTCCACCAGATGCTACATTGGTATTTGATGTAGAGCTTATGAATGTGAAGTAA
- a CDS encoding C40 family peptidase, producing the protein MQYGICNLSIVPLRNEPADTSELVSQVLYGEFFKVLEQRKNWSKIRLSFDKYEGWIDNKQYLEINEAAYKALNSQPQKLSTDLVEFIEDENHQIFPISIGATLNGLPLLNHNYDGGFIDCKNDKSNIIKTAFLFLDAPYLWGGKTPFGIDCSGFTQMVYKLNGYNLLRDASQQATQGEALSFIEESEPGDLAFFDNQEGIITHVGIIMKDNYIIHAHGKVRIDRLDHSGIYNADRRMHTHKLRVIKKII; encoded by the coding sequence ATGCAATACGGAATTTGTAATTTAAGCATTGTCCCACTTAGAAATGAACCGGCCGACACTAGCGAATTGGTATCGCAAGTACTATACGGTGAATTTTTTAAGGTTTTGGAACAACGCAAAAATTGGAGCAAAATCCGCCTTTCTTTTGATAAATATGAAGGCTGGATAGACAACAAACAATACCTTGAAATTAACGAGGCAGCCTATAAAGCGCTGAACAGCCAACCCCAAAAACTTTCGACCGATTTGGTTGAATTTATTGAAGACGAAAATCACCAAATATTCCCCATTTCCATTGGAGCAACCTTAAACGGTCTTCCGCTTTTGAATCATAATTACGATGGCGGGTTTATTGATTGCAAAAATGACAAATCGAATATTATAAAAACAGCTTTTCTATTTTTAGACGCCCCCTATTTATGGGGAGGAAAAACACCTTTTGGCATCGACTGCTCTGGTTTTACCCAAATGGTATATAAGTTAAATGGCTATAATTTACTCCGTGATGCCTCACAGCAAGCAACTCAAGGTGAAGCCCTCAGTTTTATTGAAGAAAGCGAACCGGGCGATTTGGCGTTTTTTGACAATCAAGAGGGCATCATAACGCACGTAGGTATTATTATGAAAGACAACTACATCATCCACGCCCACGGAAAAGTGAGAATTGACCGTTTGGACCATTCTGGCATTTACAATGCTGACAGAAGGATGCACACCCATAAGCTTCGTGTGATCAAGAAGATTATTTAA
- a CDS encoding acetyl-CoA C-acyltransferase, whose translation MDNQVVIVSAARTPIGSFMGALSTIPAPKLGAIAIKGALEKINLKPEFVEEVLMGHVVQAGSGQAPARQAAIYAGIPNTVPCTTVNKVCASGMKAVMQAAQAIALGDAEIVVAGGMENMSLIPHYLHARTGTKFGPTTLVDGMQKDGLVDAYDQNAMGVCADACAVKYKFSREEQDAYAIQSYKRSAEAWNNGKFNNEIVPVEVPQRKGDPVIVTEDEEYKNVRIDKIPQLRPVFSKEGTVTAANASTINDGAGAMVLMSKRKADELGLKPLATIKSYADAAQEPEWFTTAPAKALPKALKKANITIDKVDYFEFNEAFSVVGLANMKILGLNDSNVNVNGGAVSLGHPLGCSGVRILITLLNVLEQNQAKIGAAAICNGGGGASAMIIERN comes from the coding sequence ATGGATAACCAAGTTGTTATTGTTTCTGCCGCCAGAACCCCCATTGGCAGCTTTATGGGGGCTTTGTCTACCATACCTGCCCCAAAATTGGGTGCCATTGCCATAAAGGGTGCTCTGGAAAAAATAAATCTTAAACCAGAATTTGTTGAAGAGGTTTTAATGGGGCATGTGGTACAAGCAGGTTCAGGGCAAGCTCCTGCGCGTCAAGCTGCGATATATGCGGGCATTCCCAACACGGTACCGTGTACAACGGTAAACAAAGTATGTGCTTCGGGGATGAAAGCCGTTATGCAGGCCGCACAAGCTATTGCTCTTGGCGATGCCGAAATAGTAGTTGCCGGAGGCATGGAAAACATGAGCCTTATCCCACATTACCTACACGCCCGTACAGGAACCAAATTTGGACCAACAACTTTAGTAGACGGCATGCAGAAAGATGGTTTGGTTGACGCCTACGACCAAAATGCCATGGGGGTTTGTGCCGATGCTTGCGCCGTTAAATATAAATTTTCAAGGGAAGAACAAGATGCTTACGCTATCCAATCTTATAAACGATCAGCGGAAGCTTGGAACAACGGAAAATTCAACAATGAAATCGTACCCGTTGAAGTTCCACAACGAAAAGGTGACCCTGTTATCGTTACCGAAGATGAAGAATATAAAAATGTTAGGATAGATAAAATTCCGCAATTGCGGCCGGTATTTTCAAAAGAAGGTACCGTAACAGCAGCCAATGCATCCACGATAAACGATGGTGCCGGTGCCATGGTTTTAATGAGTAAAAGGAAAGCTGATGAATTAGGCTTGAAACCTCTGGCAACCATTAAAAGCTACGCCGATGCTGCACAGGAACCCGAATGGTTTACAACGGCCCCGGCAAAGGCGCTACCCAAAGCATTAAAAAAAGCTAATATTACAATTGACAAAGTCGATTATTTTGAATTTAATGAAGCGTTTTCGGTTGTTGGTTTGGCCAATATGAAAATTTTAGGCCTTAACGATTCCAACGTCAATGTAAATGGCGGAGCGGTTTCTTTGGGTCACCCATTGGGTTGTTCTGGAGTTAGAATTTTAATTACGCTTCTCAACGTTTTAGAACAAAACCAAGCAAAAATAGGTGCGGCAGCCATTTGTAACGGCGGCGGAGGGGCATCGGCAATGATTATTGAACGCAACTAA
- a CDS encoding HDIG domain-containing metalloprotein encodes MKDYINALYRNHSLIYKALLFLCTTVLIVYLFPKSGKFRYTFERGKPWQSESLQAPFDFAIKKTGEEIAAEKKEIVENALLYFNLNPSVETKVSEGFKSQFEATFSDTISRASSEKLFKTGEHIISQLYAFGILNENHDFPEDKRIAILDGREKIKDGFYSNLIKPDNVPGVIDQVLENNNLKHYKTSFVSLFFDLVEPNLSYNKNFTDKALQDELSEISYTKGSIAKETLIVSKGEVVEGSKYQILKSLQSEYESQVWSQSNYNWILFAYTLLVALVLLMLFLFLKKYRPKVFDDNTKVTFIFFNISLLIFITTLVVKYDAKYIYIVPICILPLVFKAFFDARLGLFAHVLTVLLLGFVVPNSYEYIFLQTIAGIVTILTVSELYKRANLFISVGQITLIYIIAYFAFFVIHEGSVETLKWETFIWFILCGLATLFVQPLIYAYEKLFGLVSDVSLLELSDTNSKLLKELANVAPGTFHHSLNVANLAEASANEIGANAMLARVGALYHDIGKMKNPTYFTENQSTGINPHDELSAKESARIITDHVINGIEIARKNNLPDRVIDFIRTHHGTSLVYYFYMKEKKEYEVADPEDFSYPGPKPFSKETAILMMCDSIEAASKSLKEPNSTKIEAFVENIINKQVEEGQFLNANITFKEIQSIKKVLKHKLANIYHLRIEYPE; translated from the coding sequence ATGAAAGATTATATAAACGCCTTATACAGAAACCATTCCTTAATATACAAGGCATTATTGTTTCTGTGCACCACGGTTTTAATTGTTTACCTGTTCCCCAAAAGCGGAAAATTTAGATATACTTTTGAGAGAGGAAAGCCTTGGCAATCTGAAAGTTTACAGGCACCTTTCGATTTTGCCATTAAAAAAACGGGGGAAGAAATTGCAGCCGAAAAAAAGGAAATTGTTGAAAACGCACTACTGTATTTTAATTTAAATCCTTCGGTTGAAACTAAAGTGAGCGAGGGGTTTAAATCGCAGTTTGAAGCCACATTTTCTGATACGATATCCAGAGCCAGTTCGGAAAAACTTTTTAAAACCGGAGAGCATATTATCTCGCAGCTGTATGCTTTCGGTATTTTAAATGAAAACCACGATTTTCCTGAGGATAAAAGAATAGCCATTCTCGACGGACGTGAAAAAATTAAAGATGGTTTTTATTCCAATTTAATCAAACCGGATAATGTTCCTGGTGTTATAGATCAGGTATTGGAAAACAACAATCTAAAACATTACAAAACCTCTTTTGTTTCGTTGTTTTTCGATTTGGTAGAACCGAATTTAAGCTACAACAAAAATTTTACAGATAAGGCGCTTCAGGATGAGTTAAGTGAAATTTCATATACCAAAGGAAGCATTGCCAAGGAAACCTTGATCGTTTCGAAGGGTGAAGTGGTAGAGGGTAGTAAATACCAGATTTTAAAGTCTTTGCAATCGGAATATGAATCGCAGGTTTGGAGCCAGTCCAACTATAACTGGATCTTGTTTGCTTATACATTATTGGTGGCTTTGGTTTTACTTATGTTGTTTTTATTCTTAAAAAAGTATCGCCCCAAAGTTTTTGATGATAACACAAAAGTAACCTTTATTTTCTTTAACATTTCGTTGCTTATTTTTATAACCACATTGGTTGTAAAATATGACGCCAAGTACATTTACATAGTCCCCATTTGTATTTTGCCACTGGTTTTTAAAGCATTTTTCGATGCTAGATTGGGGTTGTTTGCCCATGTACTTACCGTATTGTTATTGGGATTTGTAGTGCCTAATAGCTACGAGTATATTTTTCTGCAGACCATAGCCGGAATTGTTACGATACTCACGGTTTCTGAACTTTACAAACGAGCCAATTTGTTTATTTCAGTAGGACAAATCACTCTAATTTATATTATCGCATATTTTGCTTTTTTTGTTATTCACGAGGGCAGCGTAGAAACCCTAAAATGGGAAACTTTCATTTGGTTTATATTATGTGGCCTGGCTACATTGTTTGTTCAGCCGCTTATTTATGCTTATGAAAAATTATTCGGTTTGGTGAGCGATGTGTCGCTTTTGGAGCTGTCTGACACGAATTCGAAGCTTTTAAAGGAATTGGCAAACGTGGCGCCGGGCACATTTCACCATTCATTAAATGTAGCCAATTTGGCTGAAGCTTCGGCCAACGAAATTGGAGCCAATGCGATGTTGGCAAGGGTGGGGGCATTGTATCATGATATTGGCAAAATGAAGAACCCTACGTATTTTACCGAAAACCAATCCACGGGAATCAATCCGCATGACGAACTCTCGGCCAAAGAGAGCGCTAGAATCATAACCGACCATGTAATTAATGGTATCGAAATTGCTCGGAAAAACAATTTGCCTGATCGGGTTATTGATTTTATACGTACGCATCACGGCACTAGTTTGGTGTATTACTTTTATATGAAAGAAAAAAAGGAATATGAAGTAGCAGATCCGGAGGATTTTAGTTATCCCGGCCCAAAACCCTTCAGTAAGGAAACCGCTATTTTAATGATGTGCGACAGTATTGAGGCCGCTTCAAAAAGTCTAAAAGAACCAAACTCCACAAAAATTGAGGCCTTTGTTGAAAATATAATTAATAAACAGGTAGAAGAAGGCCAGTTTTTAAATGCCAATATTACATTCAAAGAAATTCAATCGATAAAAAAAGTGCTAAAACACAAGCTAGCAAATATTTACCATTTAAGAATTGAATACCCTGAATAA